The Papaver somniferum cultivar HN1 chromosome 3, ASM357369v1, whole genome shotgun sequence genome includes a region encoding these proteins:
- the LOC113355872 gene encoding bifunctional purple acid phosphatase 26-like isoform X1, which yields MFESTSGRTLSLQLLLVCVVLLSCTEDSKAGITSTFIRKQWPSKDIPLDNEVFAVPTGHNAPQQVHITQGDYDGKAVIVSWVTTEIPGPSKVQYGKSEEQLQWSAEGTITNYTFYQYKSGYIHHCLVDGLEYDAKYYYKIGMGESARKFWFHTPPKIDPDAAYTFGIIGDLGQTYNSLSTLEHYMQSKGQAVLFLGDLSYADRYTKNDIGIRWDSWGRFAERVAAYQPWIWTVGNHEIDYMPELGEVRPFKNFKHRYTTPFLASKSSEPLWYAIRRASAHIIVLSSYSPFVKYTPQWWWLQEELARVDREKTPWLIVLMHVPIYNSNEAHFMEGESMRVAFESWFVQYRVDFIFSGHVHAYERSYRISNINYNVSAGDPYPVPDKSAPVYLTVGDGGNQEGLASRYRDPQPEYSAFREASYGHATLEIKNRTHALYHWNRNDDGKKVTTDTVMFLNQYWASHLHRRRRRLEKRGLKSFTASY from the exons ATGTTTGAGAGTACGAGTGGACGGACTTTGTCATTGCAGCTGTTACTGGTTTGTGTAGTTCTGTTGAGCTGTACGGAGGATAGCAAAGCAGGGATTACTAGTACTTTTATACGTAAGCAATGGCCGTCTAAAGACATTCCTCTTGATAATGAAGTATTTGCAGTTCCTACCGGTCATAATGCGCCTCAACAA GTGCATATTACCCAAGGTGATTATGATGGGAAGGCGGTCATAGTTTCATGGGTTACAACTGAAATTCCTGGACCAAGCAAAGTGCAATATGGGAAGTCTGAGGAACAACTCCAGTGGAGTGCTGAGGGAACAATCACGAACTACACATTTTACCAGTATAAATCTGGCTACATTCATCATTGCCTTGTAGATGGTCTCGAG TATGACGCCAAATACTACTACAAGATTGGAATGGGTGAGTCTGCTCGAAAATTTTGGTTTCACACGCCTCCAAAGATTGATCCAGATGCTGCCTACACTTTCGGAATTATTG GCGATTTAGGCCAGACCTATAATTCTCTTTCAACCCTCGAGCATTATATGCAAAGTAAAGGACAAGCAGTTCTATTTCTTGGAGATCTTTCTTATGCGGATAGATATACAAAGAACGACATTGGTATCAGGTGGGACTCATGGGGCCGCTTCGCCGAGCGTGTCGCTGCATATCAGCCATGGATTTGGACAGTTGGGAACCACGAAATCGATTACATGCCTGAGCTG GGAGAAGTTCGCCCTTTCAAAAATTTTAAGCATAGATACACTACACCTTTCCTGGCTTCGAAGAGTAGCGAGCCTCTTTGGTATGCAATCCGACGTGCTTCTGCTCATATTATAGTACTATCAAGCTATTCTCCATTCG TGAAGTACACCCCTCAATGGTGGTGGCTCCAAGAAGAACTTGCTAGAGTGGACAGAGAGAAGACACCTTGGCTTATTGTTCTTATGCATGTACCGATTTACAACAGTAACGAAGCGCACTTCATGGAGGGTGAAAGCATGCGTGTTGCATTTGAGAGTTGGTTTGTACAATATAGAGTTGATTTCATCTTTTCCGGCCATGTTCATGCTTACGAAAGATCA TATCGAATTTCCAACATAAACTACAATGTATCAGCGGGTGATCCTTATCCTGTGCCTGACAAGTCAGCTCCTGTTTACTTAACCGTTGGTGATGGAGGAAATCAAGAAGGTCTTGCATCAAG GTATAGGGATCCACAACCAGAATATTCTGCATTCAGGGAAGCCAGTTATGGTCATGCTACTTTGGAGATAAAGAATCGTACGCACGCATTGTACCATTGGAACCGCAATGATGACGGCAAAAAAGTAACGACAGATACTGTTATGTTCCTCAATCAGTACTG GGCAAGCCATTTGCATAGGAGAAGAAGGAGACTTGAGAAAAGAGGTTTGAAAAGCTTCACTGCCTCATATTAA
- the LOC113355875 gene encoding probable CCR4-associated factor 1 homolog 7, giving the protein MSDYIKNDSIQIRDVWCDNLEEEFNLIREIVDEYPYVAMDTEFPGIVLRPIGNFKNSSEFHYQTLKANVDMLKLIQLGLTFSDEDGNLPTCGTDKCCVWQFNFREFSVSDDVFANDSIELLRESGIDFKKNNENGIDAHLFGELLMSSGIVLNDNVHWVTFHSGYDFGYLLKLLTRKTLPDTQVGFFNLIKTFFPTVYDIKHLMKFCNSLHGGLNKLAELLEVERIGICHQAGSDSLLTACTFRKLKESYFGGSTEKYSGVLYGLGVENGD; this is encoded by the coding sequence ATGTCAGATTATATAAAGAATGATTCGATTCAAATTAGAGATGTTTGGTGCGATAATCTGGAAGAGGaattcaatttgattcgagaaatTGTTGATGAGTATCCATATGTTGCTATGGATACTGAATTCCCTGGAATTGTGTTGCGTCCAATTGGGAATTTCAAAAACAGCTCTGAATTTCATTATCAAACATTAAAAGCTAATGTTGATATGTTGAAGTTGATTCAATTAGGTCTTACTTTTTCTGATGAAGATGGGAATTTACCAACATGTGGAACAGATAAATGTTGTGTATGGCAATTCAATTTTAGGGAATTCAGTGTAAGTGATGATGTTTTCGCAAATGATTCGATTGAGTTGTTGCGAGAAAGTGGGATTGATTTCAAGAAGAATAATGAGAATGGAATTGATGCACATCTTTTCGGCGAGTTATTGATGTCGTCTGGGATTGTTTTGAATGATAATGTTCATTGGGTGACGTTTCATAGTGGATATGATTTTGGTTATCTGTTGAAACTATTGACTAGAAAAACTCTTCCAGATACTCAAGTTGGTTTCTTCAATCTGATCAAGACGTTTTTTCCAACGGTTTATGATATTAAGCATTTGATGAAGTTTTGTAATAGTCTTCATGGTGGGTTGAACAAGTTAGCTGAATTGTTGGAAGTTGAAAGGATTGGAATTTGTCATCAAGCTGGTTCGGATAGTTTACTCACTGCATGTACATTTAGAAAACTCAAGGAATCTTACTTTGGTGGATCAACTGAGAAATACTCAGGTGTGTTGTATGGTTTGGGTGTTGAGAATGGCGATTGA
- the LOC113355872 gene encoding bifunctional purple acid phosphatase 26-like isoform X2, translating into MFESTSGRTLSLQLLLVCVVLLSCTEDSKAGITSTFIRKQWPSKDIPLDNEVFAVPTGHNAPQQVHITQGDYDGKAVIVSWVTTEIPGPSKVQYGKSEEQLQWSAEGTITNYTFYQYKSGYIHHCLVDGLEYDAKYYYKIGMGESARKFWFHTPPKIDPDAAYTFGIIGDLGQTYNSLSTLEHYMQSKGQAVLFLGDLSYADRYTKNDIGIRWDSWGRFAERVAAYQPWIWTVGNHEIDYMPELGEVRPFKNFKHRYTTPFLASKSSEPLWYAIRRASAHIIVLSSYSPFVKYTPQWWWLQEELARVDREKTPWLIVLMHVPIYNSNEAHFMEGESMRVAFESWFVQYRVDFIFSGHVHAYERSYRISNINYNVSAGDPYPVPDKSAPVYLTVGDGGNQEGLASRYRDPQPEYSAFREASYGHATLEIKNRTHALYHWNRNDDGKKVTTDTVMFLNQYW; encoded by the exons ATGTTTGAGAGTACGAGTGGACGGACTTTGTCATTGCAGCTGTTACTGGTTTGTGTAGTTCTGTTGAGCTGTACGGAGGATAGCAAAGCAGGGATTACTAGTACTTTTATACGTAAGCAATGGCCGTCTAAAGACATTCCTCTTGATAATGAAGTATTTGCAGTTCCTACCGGTCATAATGCGCCTCAACAA GTGCATATTACCCAAGGTGATTATGATGGGAAGGCGGTCATAGTTTCATGGGTTACAACTGAAATTCCTGGACCAAGCAAAGTGCAATATGGGAAGTCTGAGGAACAACTCCAGTGGAGTGCTGAGGGAACAATCACGAACTACACATTTTACCAGTATAAATCTGGCTACATTCATCATTGCCTTGTAGATGGTCTCGAG TATGACGCCAAATACTACTACAAGATTGGAATGGGTGAGTCTGCTCGAAAATTTTGGTTTCACACGCCTCCAAAGATTGATCCAGATGCTGCCTACACTTTCGGAATTATTG GCGATTTAGGCCAGACCTATAATTCTCTTTCAACCCTCGAGCATTATATGCAAAGTAAAGGACAAGCAGTTCTATTTCTTGGAGATCTTTCTTATGCGGATAGATATACAAAGAACGACATTGGTATCAGGTGGGACTCATGGGGCCGCTTCGCCGAGCGTGTCGCTGCATATCAGCCATGGATTTGGACAGTTGGGAACCACGAAATCGATTACATGCCTGAGCTG GGAGAAGTTCGCCCTTTCAAAAATTTTAAGCATAGATACACTACACCTTTCCTGGCTTCGAAGAGTAGCGAGCCTCTTTGGTATGCAATCCGACGTGCTTCTGCTCATATTATAGTACTATCAAGCTATTCTCCATTCG TGAAGTACACCCCTCAATGGTGGTGGCTCCAAGAAGAACTTGCTAGAGTGGACAGAGAGAAGACACCTTGGCTTATTGTTCTTATGCATGTACCGATTTACAACAGTAACGAAGCGCACTTCATGGAGGGTGAAAGCATGCGTGTTGCATTTGAGAGTTGGTTTGTACAATATAGAGTTGATTTCATCTTTTCCGGCCATGTTCATGCTTACGAAAGATCA TATCGAATTTCCAACATAAACTACAATGTATCAGCGGGTGATCCTTATCCTGTGCCTGACAAGTCAGCTCCTGTTTACTTAACCGTTGGTGATGGAGGAAATCAAGAAGGTCTTGCATCAAG GTATAGGGATCCACAACCAGAATATTCTGCATTCAGGGAAGCCAGTTATGGTCATGCTACTTTGGAGATAAAGAATCGTACGCACGCATTGTACCATTGGAACCGCAATGATGACGGCAAAAAAGTAACGACAGATACTGTTATGTTCCTCAATCAGTACTGGTAA